One window from the genome of Vidua chalybeata isolate OUT-0048 chromosome 3, bVidCha1 merged haplotype, whole genome shotgun sequence encodes:
- the SIX3 gene encoding homeobox protein SIX3 isoform X1, with protein MVFRSPLELYPTHFFLPNFAADPHHRSLLLASGGGGGGSGSGSGCSPGAGGGGGGSSRAPHEELSMFQLPTLNFSPEQVASVCETLEETGDIERLGRFLWSLPVAPGACEAINKHESILRARAVVAFHTGNFRDLYHILENHKFTKESHGKLQAMWLEAHYQEAEKLRGRPLGPVDKYRVRKKFPLPRTIWDGEQKTHCFKERTRSLLREWYLQDPYPNPSKKRELAQATGLTPTQVGNWFKNRRQRDRAAAAKNRLQHQAIGQSGMRSLAEPGCPTHSSAESPSTAASPTTSVSSLTERAETGTSILSDKHDFSFALFHGRISPTCMMMMIKFVSGKKYCL; from the exons ATGGTGTTCAGGTCCCCGCTAGAGCTTTATCCCACCCATTTCTTCTTGCCAAACTTCGCCGCCGATCCGCACCACCGCTCCCTCCTTCTCgccagcggcggcggcggcggcggcagcggcagcggctCGGGCTGCAGCCCCGGTGCCGGCGGCGGTGGAGGCGGCAGCTCCCGGGCACCCCACGAAGAGTTGTCAATGTTTCAGCTGCCCACACTCAACTTCTCCCCGGAGCAAGTGGCCAGCGTCTGCGAGACGCTGGAGGAGACTGGAGACATAGAAAGGCTGGGGAGGTTTCTCTGGTCGCTGCCGGTGGCGCCGGGGGCATGCGAGGCCATCAACAAGCACGAGTCCATCCTCCGCGCCCGGGCGGTGGTGGCCTTCCACACGGGCAACTTCCGAGACCTCTACCACATCCTGGAGAACCACAAATTCACCAAGGAGTCCCACGGCAAGTTGCAGGCCATGTGGCTCGAAGCGCACTACCAGGAGGCCGAGAAGCTAAGGGGTCGCCCGCTGGGGCCGGTTGATAAATACAGGGTGAGGAAGAAGTTTCCGCTGCCCAGGACCATTTGGGATGGCGAGCAGAAGACGCACTGCTTCAAGGAGAGGACTCGCAGCCTCCTGAGGGAGTGGTACCTGCAGGACCCTTACCCCAACCCCAGCAAGAAAAGGGAACTGGCTCAGGCCACGGGGCTCACCCCCACGCAAGTAGGCAACTGGTTCAAAAACCGAAGGCAAAGAGACAGAGCAGCGGCGGCTAAAAACAG GCTCCAGCACCAGGCGATAGGACAGAGCGGCATGCGGTCGCTGGCAGAGCCCGGCTGCCCGACACACAGCTCGGCCGAGTCTCCGTCCACGGCGGCCAGCCCGACCACCAGCGTCTCCAGTTTGACAGAAAGAGCCGAGACGGGCACCTCCATCCTCTCG GACAAGCACGATTTCTCCTTTGCGCTTTTCCATGGACGCATTTCACCCACTTgcatgatgatgatgattaaaTTTgtatctgggaaaaaatattgtctATAG
- the SIX3 gene encoding homeobox protein SIX3 isoform X2, translating to MVFRSPLELYPTHFFLPNFAADPHHRSLLLASGGGGGGSGSGSGCSPGAGGGGGGSSRAPHEELSMFQLPTLNFSPEQVASVCETLEETGDIERLGRFLWSLPVAPGACEAINKHESILRARAVVAFHTGNFRDLYHILENHKFTKESHGKLQAMWLEAHYQEAEKLRGRPLGPVDKYRVRKKFPLPRTIWDGEQKTHCFKERTRSLLREWYLQDPYPNPSKKRELAQATGLTPTQVGNWFKNRRQRDRAAAAKNRLQHQAIGQSGMRSLAEPGCPTHSSAESPSTAASPTTSVSSLTERAETGTSILSVTSSDSECDV from the exons ATGGTGTTCAGGTCCCCGCTAGAGCTTTATCCCACCCATTTCTTCTTGCCAAACTTCGCCGCCGATCCGCACCACCGCTCCCTCCTTCTCgccagcggcggcggcggcggcggcagcggcagcggctCGGGCTGCAGCCCCGGTGCCGGCGGCGGTGGAGGCGGCAGCTCCCGGGCACCCCACGAAGAGTTGTCAATGTTTCAGCTGCCCACACTCAACTTCTCCCCGGAGCAAGTGGCCAGCGTCTGCGAGACGCTGGAGGAGACTGGAGACATAGAAAGGCTGGGGAGGTTTCTCTGGTCGCTGCCGGTGGCGCCGGGGGCATGCGAGGCCATCAACAAGCACGAGTCCATCCTCCGCGCCCGGGCGGTGGTGGCCTTCCACACGGGCAACTTCCGAGACCTCTACCACATCCTGGAGAACCACAAATTCACCAAGGAGTCCCACGGCAAGTTGCAGGCCATGTGGCTCGAAGCGCACTACCAGGAGGCCGAGAAGCTAAGGGGTCGCCCGCTGGGGCCGGTTGATAAATACAGGGTGAGGAAGAAGTTTCCGCTGCCCAGGACCATTTGGGATGGCGAGCAGAAGACGCACTGCTTCAAGGAGAGGACTCGCAGCCTCCTGAGGGAGTGGTACCTGCAGGACCCTTACCCCAACCCCAGCAAGAAAAGGGAACTGGCTCAGGCCACGGGGCTCACCCCCACGCAAGTAGGCAACTGGTTCAAAAACCGAAGGCAAAGAGACAGAGCAGCGGCGGCTAAAAACAG GCTCCAGCACCAGGCGATAGGACAGAGCGGCATGCGGTCGCTGGCAGAGCCCGGCTGCCCGACACACAGCTCGGCCGAGTCTCCGTCCACGGCGGCCAGCCCGACCACCAGCGTCTCCAGTTTGACAGAAAGAGCCGAGACGGGCACCTCCATCCTCTCGGTAACCTCCAGCGACTCGGAATGTGATGTATGA